The sequence CCCGTCACTCTTGAAGAGTACGGTGATAATGGTGGCTATGTGAGAGGTTTGGCTTCTTACGCGGCTAAATATAAAAAATCAATGTCATTCCAAGCCTCCACCTCCTATTGCGAAGTGTGCCACCCTTGGAAGTTTGACTTTAAAAACGAAAGTGAGTTTTACGCGGCCCTTGGAAACGCCAAAGAGCTCCAAAAACACACCATTTCCAAGGGTGTCTCTTGCGAAGAGTGTCATGGTGCTGGCGGTCACCTCGAAGGGGGTTCAGGTTTGCTTATCTCTAACTGCGAACGCTGTCACCAACGATTCAGCTATAGTCCTGATTTGATGAGGAACAACCCTCTTAATGCGGGTAAACCCGATTTAGCGCTCAGCTCTAAATTCAAATCCATGGGACCAGGATGCGGCAGTGAAGGCTCACAGACCTACTTTACCGCACACTATGAAAAAGGAATGCGATGCGCCACTTGCCACGATCCTCATGATGTTACAGGTAATGTCACGGGCGAGAAGGGAATCAAAGGCGTGAGCTATAACTCCGAACAAGGCTATCTAAGCTCGCTCTATAGCAAGCCAAAGCTCAAAAAAGAGTGCACAGATTGCCACAAAGAGCAGGCTTATATTCAGTCCAAGGCGGACACGCACAGCAAAAACAGTTGCGCAAGCTGCCATATGCCTTTCATGATGAGTTGCGAAAACTTCTATGCGATCCAATTCCAAGACCAAGCGGGATTTGACACGCAACGAAGAGCGCACATTTGGAAGATCGATGTCGATCCTGCACGCAAGTCGCTTGTCGCTGGTTCTACCTCTAAAGATCCGCGAGATGGCAAAGATTGGCACTTTGAAAGGAACGAAGAGGGCCGAAACTTTGTTGATTTGATGTGGGCGTGCGCTCGCACCACATGGGCGGATAAAGATCAAGCCGAGGCCAAAGGCTGCCATAGTCCTGTCGTCTCTGAACTCAAAGAGACACTTCACTTCAAAGATCAAAAACAGGTCTATAACGAAGTGATGGGATGGCAAACGCCTGTTAAAGATAAGTTCACTCAGGTCAAAGTGGGAATCCAAGGACTCTACTCTTTGCTTGAGGTCAAAAAACTCGCCCCCTCCGATAAAACAAGAGTTTACGAACTGATCGAAAAAGCTCAAGATACAGTGGATTTGATTGAAAAAGATGGATCATGGGGTATGCACGGATTTAAATACACTAAACAGCGACTTGATGCCGCGGTTGAGTATATCAATGAAGCGCAGAGAATCATGAAAAAGAGCCTTTAAGGCCAAAGGTGTCGCTTTGAGGCGATGAGATAGACCAAGGGAGAACTCCCTTGGTCTTATATTGATGGTTTTGAGTGAAAGGGGTATTAGATGAGCGTTAAAAAAATCTCTGTTGGGTTGTTTCTGTTGGCCTGTTTGGTTTCTCAAGGAATCGCAAGTGATCTGAAAACAGATGTGCAAAAAGAATCGTATAGCATTGGAGCGTCCATGGGCGCTTATGTCTCCAATCAACTTTTTGAGCAATCTCAGCTCGGCGCTAAGGCGGATGTCCAAGCGTTGATTGATGGGTTTGTGGATGCTTTGAAAAAACAGCAAAAACTCTCTGATGATGAGATCATCACGCATCTTAACAATCGAGCCGAGGGTTTGAACAAAATCAGCCAAGAGAGATTTAAACAACAGCTTGATCAGAGGCTCAAAGAGGGCAAAAAGTATCTCGCCAACAACGCCAAAAACAAAAAAGTTCTCACCACCAAGACAGGCCTTCAATATGAAGAATTGGTCGCTGGTAAAGGGGAGAGACCCAAGAAAGAGAGCATTGTCATGATTCACTACAAAGGGACTCTTGTGGATGGGACACCCTTTGATAGCACCTATGAGCGTCAAACCCCTGCCCATCTCTCCATGGTCAATGTGATTGATGGTTTGCAAGAGGGGCTCATGCTTATGAAGGAGGGCGAGAAGGCTAGATTGGTGATTCCTAGTGATCTGGCGTATGGCAATGCGGATGTCCAAGCGATTCCTGCGGGCTCAACAGTGGTTTTTGAGGTGGAGCTTTTGAAGGTGCTCAAGCCTGGCGAGCTAGCTGATAGTGCCAAACCGCTTAGCGATGAGGTCAAAAAAGAGGTTGAAGAAATGGGGAAAAAGCCCATCAAAGGCTAGAAGGTTCATAGCTGCATATAAAAGGGGAAGAAGAGAATGGAACAGGATGGCAGAAGAAGACTATTTTTGAAATATATAGGAGCGGGCACCGCGGTGGTGGGTTCGGCGCTCTCAGGGGTGAGGGCCAATCAAGAGGTGGAATCTGTAGGAGAGAAGCCTCATTATGGGATGGTATTTGACCAAAACAAGTGCGTGGGATGCACGGAGTGCGAGGTGATGTGTAAAAAGGTCAATAGTGTTCCGCAGGGGCAAGCTAGACTCTATGTGCAAAACAAAACTAACCCCGAGACTCCAATGGAGAAGCGATACACTCGTGTCTCCTGCCAGCAGTGCGAGGATGCACCATGCGTTTCGGTCTGTCCAACCAAGGCTTGTCATAAAGATGAACAAACAGGAATCGTCACAATGAATCCTGAGGATTGCATCGCTTGCAAATATTGCATCGTGGCGTGTCCCTATGATGTTCGATTCATCAATCATGAGACCAAGGCAGCGGAGAATTGCAATTTCTGTCTTGGCACTAAGCTGGCCAAAAATGAGGAGCCCGCGTGCGTTCAAGCCTGTAAATACAAAGCGCTCGTCTTTGGCGATCTCAATGACAAAGATTCCTATATCAATCAGATTTTAGGGGTCAAAGATTCGGTGCGCATGAAGCCATTTTTTGGCACCAAACCCAGCTTGCGCTACATACCTGTTGTGAAAGTAGGAGTTTAGCCATGAATGAAGCGATTGAATTTACCGTTGGATTCTCGCATGGAGTGGAGTGGGGATGGCCTATTGGGGTCTATTTGTTGTTGGCGGGTATCTCAGGGGGTGCAATGATTGTGGCGCTGGCGCTTCGATACTATAAAGGGCAGAAAGAGGAGACCCCTCTTTTGAAGGCAGCCTCTTTGGTCTCTTTTGCCACTATCGCCCTAGGGATGATCTTTTTGGTGGGTGATTTAGAGAAACCCCTCTATTTTTGGAAGATTTTGATTCACTATAACTTCTCTTCGGTGATGTCTATTGGGGTGTTGGCGCTCTGCTTTTATATCCCTCTTAGTTTCTTGATGGTGGCGATCGTCTTTGAATCGATCATCACTCCGTGGCTTCAGAGGAGTCCTCTAGCGCCTTTGGTAAGAATCTATCCCCTTCTTCGGTCTCTACGGAAGCCTTTAGAGGCGATGACATTTTTGCTAGCGCTGACTGTTTGCGCCTACACGGGATTTTTGATCTCGGTATTGGTGCGATTCCCTCTCCTAAACACAGCGATTCTTCCTGCGCTCTTTGTCGCTTCGGGTCTTTCAGCAGGAACAGCGTTTTCTAGCGTGGTTGCTGCCTTTTTCTTCAAGGAGGAGACCCACTCTAGCGATCTAAAGACACTTCATGCCATCGAGTGGCCAGTCATGGCGGCGGAAATACTCTTTTTATTCATGCTTTTTGTCTCTCTAGTGCTTGGCACGCAGATGGGCAAAAGCAGTGCCCCTGCATTTTTTGAGGGAGCTTACGCGGGGCTTCTTTGGATTGGGGTTGTAGGGATTGGCTTTGGGGTGCCTTTGGTGCTTAATTTTGCCCTAGGCAAAAAGGTCGCTTCCTCTCATGCGAGCTTTTATCTCTCAGGAATCTCTAGCGTCGTTGGTGTGCTCTCTTTGAGACTCTTTATCTTATACGCGGGTCAGACCTTTGCCCTATAGGAGAATCCTTTGAAACAATGGATCAAAAAAGGCGCGGGTTTACTGTTTTCGTATCCAGCGATTCTTGTATTGCTGGCTCTTTTGGCTATGGGTGGGGCGCTGGCCACTTTTGTGGAGAGCTATTATGACACCCAAAGCGCCAAGCATCTCGTCTATGAGGCAAAGTGGTATGAGGCGGTGATGATTCTGCTCACCCTCTCTATGGCAGGACTCATCTACAGGGCGAGGATGTGGAGACGCCTAGGGGCTTTTTTGGTTCATATCGCCTTTGTGGTGATATTGATTGGGGCTGGATTGACTCGCTATTTTGGCTATGAAGGAATCATTCATATTCGAGAGGGCAAGAGCGAAAAAGAGATGATTAGTGTTCTTCCCTATCTGCAGGTCGAAGCCAAGGGGCAACGCTTCAGTTACCCGCTCACGCTTGGGCAGCTGGGAAGCAATGACTTTTTGTTTCGAGAGAGAATCGATGGCCAAGATTTGGTTCTCACCTATGAAGACTATCACTTCGACGCCAAAGGAGAGCTGGCCACGCTTTGGATCAAGGCTCGCTATGGCAAAGAGGAACGAATCTTGAAACTTCAAGGCGGTGCTGGATGGATTGAAGAGCCTGAATATCTCTCGTTTGATGATTTGGAGGTGGCGTTTGTTTGGGGCTCCAAGGTGCTCTCTTTGCCTTTTGCGCTCAAACTCAATGAGTTTCAGCTAGAGCGCTACCCCGGCTCTAAAAGCCCCTCCTCTTACGCGAGCGAGGTGGAGGTGATGACGACTCGCGGAGAGAGCCTTTTTCCCTATCGAATCTTCATGAATCACCCCCTTCATTTTGAGGGCTACACCTTTTTTCAATCCTCCTATGATCTTGATGAGAAGGGAACGGTTCTAGAGGTGAATAGAGATCCTGG comes from Wolinella succinogenes DSM 1740 and encodes:
- a CDS encoding cytochrome c — encoded protein: MKYWDKALLSLFMCVSTLSIAATHAVAMEGMQMTKEAREIIAHPKGTKESRGVISLQDYIVEEQAMYDWLFKNHPIFTKYGGKTVGKLVVKDRGEEWIEEGRGNDFSKASKRSGGEGFSSMMYRVARNSTLQYPNKFIGPEKCGECHPAQYETWSRSRHATTIRFPGEHPEVNNKLNDPVFDKDTASILPQGITPDVVYCTVGHIRTKFGFFDAWLLRGTYHVEGGLLKNGTGQIVAGGNQWQRTWALNLSPEVAKKIKKWVPDFPVTLEEYGDNGGYVRGLASYAAKYKKSMSFQASTSYCEVCHPWKFDFKNESEFYAALGNAKELQKHTISKGVSCEECHGAGGHLEGGSGLLISNCERCHQRFSYSPDLMRNNPLNAGKPDLALSSKFKSMGPGCGSEGSQTYFTAHYEKGMRCATCHDPHDVTGNVTGEKGIKGVSYNSEQGYLSSLYSKPKLKKECTDCHKEQAYIQSKADTHSKNSCASCHMPFMMSCENFYAIQFQDQAGFDTQRRAHIWKIDVDPARKSLVAGSTSKDPRDGKDWHFERNEEGRNFVDLMWACARTTWADKDQAEAKGCHSPVVSELKETLHFKDQKQVYNEVMGWQTPVKDKFTQVKVGIQGLYSLLEVKKLAPSDKTRVYELIEKAQDTVDLIEKDGSWGMHGFKYTKQRLDAAVEYINEAQRIMKKSL
- a CDS encoding FKBP-type peptidyl-prolyl cis-trans isomerase, translated to MSVKKISVGLFLLACLVSQGIASDLKTDVQKESYSIGASMGAYVSNQLFEQSQLGAKADVQALIDGFVDALKKQQKLSDDEIITHLNNRAEGLNKISQERFKQQLDQRLKEGKKYLANNAKNKKVLTTKTGLQYEELVAGKGERPKKESIVMIHYKGTLVDGTPFDSTYERQTPAHLSMVNVIDGLQEGLMLMKEGEKARLVIPSDLAYGNADVQAIPAGSTVVFEVELLKVLKPGELADSAKPLSDEVKKEVEEMGKKPIKG
- a CDS encoding 4Fe-4S dicluster domain-containing protein, encoding MEQDGRRRLFLKYIGAGTAVVGSALSGVRANQEVESVGEKPHYGMVFDQNKCVGCTECEVMCKKVNSVPQGQARLYVQNKTNPETPMEKRYTRVSCQQCEDAPCVSVCPTKACHKDEQTGIVTMNPEDCIACKYCIVACPYDVRFINHETKAAENCNFCLGTKLAKNEEPACVQACKYKALVFGDLNDKDSYINQILGVKDSVRMKPFFGTKPSLRYIPVVKVGV
- the nrfD gene encoding NrfD/PsrC family molybdoenzyme membrane anchor subunit produces the protein MNEAIEFTVGFSHGVEWGWPIGVYLLLAGISGGAMIVALALRYYKGQKEETPLLKAASLVSFATIALGMIFLVGDLEKPLYFWKILIHYNFSSVMSIGVLALCFYIPLSFLMVAIVFESIITPWLQRSPLAPLVRIYPLLRSLRKPLEAMTFLLALTVCAYTGFLISVLVRFPLLNTAILPALFVASGLSAGTAFSSVVAAFFFKEETHSSDLKTLHAIEWPVMAAEILFLFMLFVSLVLGTQMGKSSAPAFFEGAYAGLLWIGVVGIGFGVPLVLNFALGKKVASSHASFYLSGISSVVGVLSLRLFILYAGQTFAL